In one Thermanaerovibrio velox DSM 12556 genomic region, the following are encoded:
- the hemB gene encoding porphobilinogen synthase, whose product MGAPFPLSRPRRNRINPVIREMLRETDVRPCNLVLPLFLVPGNGVSEPVKSMEGVFRWSCDMVQRPVEEALESGVRSFLLFGIPSYKDDTGSSADDPSEPVQRALEDMRSRYPEAYLVSDVCLCEYTSHGHCGVIRDGVIHNDGTLERLASVALSHARAGAHAVAPSDMMDGRIIAVRKALESHGFPDVAIWSYAAKFASAFYGPFREAAQSAPSFGDRKSHQLPHFNRLEALRDALMDEDEGADLLIVKPAGTSLDVIRDLKDRTMLPIGGYVVSGEHCMLKDAIGAGHMDKSAYLEYHQCVRRAGCSVIITYGATELAREISVQGG is encoded by the coding sequence ATGGGAGCTCCATTCCCCCTATCCCGTCCCCGGCGGAACCGCATAAACCCAGTGATAAGGGAGATGCTCCGGGAGACGGACGTAAGGCCCTGCAATCTGGTGCTTCCCCTCTTCCTTGTGCCAGGCAACGGGGTTTCGGAGCCCGTGAAGTCCATGGAAGGGGTCTTTCGCTGGAGCTGCGACATGGTCCAGCGCCCGGTGGAGGAGGCCCTGGAGTCTGGGGTTAGGTCGTTCCTGCTGTTCGGCATACCCTCTTACAAGGACGATACGGGCAGTTCCGCGGACGACCCATCGGAGCCGGTCCAGCGGGCCTTGGAGGATATGAGGTCTCGGTATCCAGAGGCATACCTGGTGAGCGACGTGTGCCTCTGCGAGTACACCTCCCACGGGCACTGCGGGGTGATCAGGGACGGGGTGATCCATAACGACGGGACCCTTGAGCGGCTTGCCTCGGTGGCTTTGAGCCACGCCAGGGCGGGGGCCCACGCGGTGGCCCCGTCGGACATGATGGACGGACGTATAATCGCCGTCCGGAAGGCCCTGGAATCCCATGGTTTCCCGGACGTGGCCATCTGGAGCTACGCCGCCAAGTTCGCCTCCGCCTTCTACGGTCCCTTCCGGGAGGCCGCCCAGAGCGCCCCCTCCTTTGGGGACAGGAAAAGCCACCAGCTGCCCCACTTCAACCGCTTGGAGGCCTTGAGGGACGCCCTGATGGATGAGGATGAGGGTGCGGACCTGCTGATAGTTAAGCCCGCGGGAACGTCGTTGGACGTAATAAGGGACCTTAAGGATAGGACCATGCTGCCCATAGGGGGCTACGTGGTGAGCGGGGAGCACTGCATGCTGAAGGACGCCATTGGGGCGGGACACATGGATAAAAGCGCTTATCTCGAATACCACCAGTGCGTCCGCAGAGCCGGATGTTCGGTGATAATAACCTATGGGGCAACGGAGCTGGCCCGGGAGATATCCGTTCAGGGGGGATGA
- a CDS encoding N-acetyltransferase yields the protein MRMEGRYINPNAQVDPSARIGTGVVIEDDVLIGSNVEIGHNVVIHSGVRIGSNSKVGSNTVLGKRPSASAISATTTADKELPPLVIGENVTIGALCVIYRGAVLKQCVFVGDLVSIREDVTIGDMSVIGRGVTVENKVTIGKKVKIETEAYITALSSIGDYCFIAPEVTFTNDNFLGRTEERKKHFGGPTLLRGARIGGNATLLPGVQIGEDALVAAGSVVTRDVPAGVIVAGVPAKLLRPVPTEQLLRNQSFYEG from the coding sequence ATGAGGATGGAGGGACGCTACATAAACCCGAACGCCCAGGTGGACCCAAGCGCCAGGATAGGCACAGGGGTGGTCATAGAGGACGACGTGCTAATAGGGTCAAACGTGGAGATCGGTCACAACGTGGTGATCCACAGCGGGGTGCGCATAGGCTCCAACTCCAAGGTGGGGTCCAACACGGTGTTGGGGAAGAGGCCCTCCGCCTCCGCCATAAGCGCCACCACAACGGCGGACAAGGAGCTGCCTCCCCTTGTAATAGGCGAGAACGTGACCATAGGGGCCCTTTGCGTCATATACCGCGGGGCGGTTCTAAAGCAGTGCGTTTTCGTCGGTGACCTGGTGAGCATTCGGGAAGACGTCACCATAGGCGACATGTCCGTAATAGGAAGGGGCGTGACCGTGGAGAACAAGGTGACCATAGGCAAGAAGGTAAAGATCGAGACCGAGGCTTACATCACCGCCCTCTCCTCCATAGGGGACTACTGCTTCATAGCCCCGGAGGTGACGTTTACGAACGACAACTTCCTGGGCCGCACGGAGGAGAGGAAGAAGCACTTCGGCGGTCCCACGCTCTTGAGGGGGGCCAGGATAGGGGGCAACGCCACGCTGCTGCCGGGTGTCCAGATAGGGGAGGACGCGCTGGTTGCGGCGGGCAGCGTGGTGACCCGGGACGTGCCCGCGGGGGTCATAGTTGCGGGGGTGCCCGCCAAGCTGCTGCGCCCGGTGCCCACGGAGCAGCTGCTGAGGAACCAGAGTTTTTACGAGGGATAG